The proteins below are encoded in one region of Phaseolus vulgaris cultivar G19833 chromosome 1, P. vulgaris v2.0, whole genome shotgun sequence:
- the LOC137814340 gene encoding pleiotropic drug resistance protein 1-like isoform X3 translates to MKGGGSFRNGSSSIWRDSDADIFSKSFHKENDEEALKWAAIQKLPTVSRMRKALFTSPEGEVNEIDVHKLGLQERRALLERLIRTAEEDNEKFLLKLRERIDRVGIDLPTIEVRFENLNVEAEASVGTRALPTFANFMVNIVEGMLNSLHILQSRKQHIHILQDVSGIIKPGRMTLLLGPPSSGKTTLLLALAAKLDPKLKFSGKVTYNGHGMDEFVPQRTAAYVNQNDLHIAELTVRETLNFSARVQGVGSRYDLLAELSRREKEANIMPDPDIDAYMKAVATEGQKTTLITDYVLRILGLETCADTVVGNTMLRGISGGQKKRLTTGEMLVGPAKALFMDEISTGLDSSTTFQIVNSLKQCVHILKGTTVISLLQPAPETYNLFDDIILLSDSHIVYQGPREYVLQFFQSMGFQCPERKGVADFLQEVTSRKDQEQYWAHKDQPYRFVRTKEFSEALKSFHVGRSLREELDSEFDKSKSHPAALTTKKFGVGKWELLKACLSREYLLMKRNSFVYIFRLSQLAVLAFIAMTIFLRTEMRRDSVTDGGIYVGALFFGLVVIILNGLAEIPMVVLKLPVFYKQRDNLFFPSWAYALPAWILKIPITFLEVAVWLFLTYYVIGFDPNIGRFFRQYLVLLLVNQMSSALFRFLAGVGRELKAAVNLGSFILTFLFAMSGFILSKDNIKKWWLWGFWISPMMYGQNAMVNNEFLAERWRHVLPHSSTPLGVEVLKSRGFFIQSYWFWIGVLVLIGYTLLFNFGYILALSYLSTPGKQHVISEEPENEQNGDSNKGTNVMRYIKYNFTGHSIKVRNGESICGNTSSHAFPSSYRGMVLPFEPHSITFDEVTYAVDMPQEMRNQGIAENKLVLLKGVTGSFRPGVLTALMGVTGAGKTTLMDVLAGRKTGGYVGGNITISGYQKKQETFARISGYCEQNDIHSPHVTVYESLLYSAWLRLSSDINAQTRKMFIEEVMELVELKPLRHALVGLPGVNGLSIEQRKRLTIAVELVANPSIIFMDEPTSGLDARAAAIVMRTVRNTVDTGRTVVCTIHQPSIDIFESFDELFLMKQGGQEIYVGPLGLHSSNLITYFEEIQGIGKIKDGYNPATWMLEITSSAKEMELGIDFAEVYKNSELYRRTKTLVIELSTPSPGSKDLYFTSQYSTSFFTQCMACLWKQHWSYWRNAQYTALRFLYSTTVAVLLGSMFWNLGSKIEKQQDLFNAMGSMYAAVLLLGIKNSKSVQPIVVVERTIFYRERAAGMYSAFPYAFAQVLIELPYVLGQAAVYSIIIYAMIGFEWTVAKFFWCLFFMYFTFLYFTYYGMMAVAVTPNQHISGIVSDGFYSVWNIFSGFIVPRPRIPVWWRWYSWANPLCWSLYGLVASQYGDIKQSIESSDGTTTVESFVRSYFGFKHDFLGVVAAVMVAFTVVFALVFSISVKMLNFQRR, encoded by the exons ATGAAGGGTGGGGGTAGTTTCAGGAATGGTAGTTCATCCATTTGGAGGGACAGTGATGCAGATATCTTCTCAAAATCATTCCACAAAGAGAATGACGAAGAGGCTCTCAAATGGGCTGCCATACAGAAACTTCCCACCGTTTCGCGCATGAGGAAAGCTTTGTTCACTTCACCCGAAGGAGAAGTGAATGAGATTGATGTGCACAAACTTGGGTTGCAAGAAAGGAGAGCTTTACTTGAAAGACTGATCAGAACTGCTGAAGAGGACAATGAGAAGTTTTTGCTCAAGCTAAGGGAACGAATTGATAG AGTTGGAATTGATCTTCCGACAATAGAGGTTCGGTTTGAGAACTTGAATGTGGAAGCAGAAGCTAGTGTAGGAACTAGAGCTTTGCCTACCTTCGCTAACTTCATGGTGAATATTGTGGAG GGTATGTTGAACTCTCTTCATATTCTACAAAGTAGAAAACAACATATACATATTCTCCAGGATGTCAGTGGAATAATAAAGCCTGGCAG AATGACATTACTATTGGGCCCTCCAAGTTCTGGAAAAACCACACTATTGTTGGCCTTGGCAGCAAAACTTGATCCAAAGTTAAAG TTTTCTGGAAAGGTGACTTATAATGGTCATGGGATGGATGAGTTTGTACCCCAAAGAACTGCTGCATATGTCAATCAAAATGATCTTCATATTGCAGAGTTGACGGTCAGAGAAACCTTGAACTTCTCCGCAAGAGTCCAAGGAGTTGGATCTCGTTATG ATTTGCTTGCAGAATTGTCGAGAAGAGAAAAAGAGGCAAATATCATGCCTGATCCAGATATTGATGCCTACATGAAG GCTGTAGCAACGGAAGGCCAGAAAACAACTTTGATAACAGATTACGTCCTAAGG ATTTTAGGACTGGAGACATGTGCTGATACAGTTGTAGGAAATACAATGTTAAGGGGGATCTCTGGTGGACAAAAGAAACGCCTTACAACAG GAGAGATGCTGGTGGGACCAGCTAAGGCTCTATTCATGGATGAAATATCTACTGGTTTGGATAGCTCAACAACCTTCCAAATTGTGAATTCACTCAAGCAATGTGTTCACATTCTCAAAGGAACCACAGTCATCTCACTCCTGCAGCCAGCGCCCGAGACTTACAATCTTTTTGATGACATTATTCTACTCTCAGATAGTCATATAGTGTACCAGGGTCCCCGCGAATATGTGCTTCAATTTTTTCAATCAATGGGTTTTCAATGTCCTGAGAGGAAAGGTGTGGCAGACTTTTTGCAAGAA GTAACATCAAGGAAAGACCAGGAACAGTACTGGGCACACAAAGATCAACCTTATAGATTTGTCAGAACGAAAGAATTCTCCGAGGCTCTCAAGTCATTTCATGTTGGTAGAAGCCTTCGTGAAGAACTTGATAGTGAATTTGACAAGTCTAAGAGTCACCCAGCTGCTTTGACAACCAAAAAGTTTGGAGTGGGCAAATGGGAACTGTTAAAAGCTTGCTTATCAAGAGAATATTTACTTATGAAGCGCAATTCATTTGTTTACATCTTCCGGTTGAGCCAA CTTGCTGTATTGGCATTTATTGCCATGACCATCTTCCTCCGGACTGAGATGCGCAGAGACTCTGTGACCGATGGCGGGATATATGTCGGTGCATTATTCTTTGGCCTTGTTGTGATTATATTGAATGGACTTGCTGAAATTCCCATGGTCGTTTTAAAGCTTCCTGTTTTCTACAAGCAAAGGGATAATCTGTTTTTTCCTTCATGGGCATATGCTCTTCCTGCATGGATCCTAAAAATCCCTATAACTTTTCTAGAAGTTGCTGTGTGGCTATTCCTAACCTACTATGTCATTGGATTTGATCCAAATATTGGAAG ATTTTTTAGACAATACCTTGTTCTTTTACTAGTGAACCAGATGTCTTCCGCATTATTCCGATTTCTTGCAGGAGTTGGGAGGGAATTGAAAGCAGCTGTAAATCTTGGATCATTTATACTGACCTTCCTTTTTGCTATGAGTGGTTTTATCCTATCAAAAG acaacataaaaaaatggtGGTTATGGGGCTTCTGGATATCACCTATGATGTATGGACAGAATGCTATGGTAAATAACGAGTTCCTTGCGGAGAGATGGAGACAt gTTCTACCTCACTCTTCGACGCCTCTTGGAGTCGAAGTTTTAAAATCACGGGGATTCTTCATCCAATCATATTGGTTTTGGATAGGCGTTCTGGTTTTGATTGGATATACATTACTTTTCAACTTTGGCTACATACTTGCTCTTTCGTATTTGAGCA CACCTGGGAAGCAACATGTTATATCCGAAGAACCTGAAAATGAGCAAAATGGTGATAGTAATAAAGGAACTAATGTGATGAGATACATAAAATATAACTTCACTGGTCACTCAATTAAAG TGAGAAATGGCGAAAGTATATGTGGAAATACATCTTCCCATGCTTTTCCCTCTAGCTATAGAGGAATGGTTCTTCCTTTTGAACCACATTCTATCACCTTTGATGAAGTAACATATGCTGTGGACATGCCACAG GAAATGAGGAACCAAGGAATTGCTGAGAATAAATTGGTTCTTTTGAAGGGTGTCACTGGCTCCTTTAGGCCAGGTGTTCTCACTGCTCTAATGGGTGTTACCGGAGCAGGCAAAACAACTCTGATGGATGTACTTGCTGGTAGAAAAACTGGAGGATATGTTGGAGGGAACATCACAATCTCTGGGTATCAGAAGAAGCAAGAAACATTTGCAAGAATTTCAGGATACTGTGAGCAAAACGACATCCACTCTCCTCATGTTACTGTGTATGAATCCTTGCTTTATTCAGCATGGCTCAGATTGTCCTCAGACATCAATGCTCAAACCAGAAAG ATGTTCATTGAGGAAGTCATGGAACTTGTGGAATTGAAACCTCTAAGGCATGCATTAGTGGGATTGCCAGGTGTTAATGGTCTCTCAATAGAGCAACGTAAAAGGTTGACAATTGCAGTTGAACTTGTAGCAAATCCTTCCATAATATTCATGGATGAGCCAACTTCTGGGCTAGATGCAAGAGCAGCTGCTATTGTCATGAGAACGGTTAGGAACACTGTAGACACTGGAAGAACAGTTGTTTGTACAATCCATCAGCCTAGCATAGACATATTTGAATCATTTGATGAG CTTTTTCTAATGAAGCAAGGGGGGCAAGAGATATATGTGGGGCCACTTGGACTTCATTCTTCCAATTTAATTACTTACTTTGAG GAAATCCAAGGTATCGGTAAGATTAAAGATGGCTATAATCCAGCAACATGGATGTTGGAAATCACAAGTTCAGCAAAAGAAATGGAATTGGGGATTGATTTTGCCGAGGTGTACAAAAATTCAGAGTTATACAG GAGAACTAAAACACTTGTTATAGAATTGAGTACTCCATCTCCTGGTTCGAAAGACCTCTATTTTACTTCACAGTACTCAACTTCCTTCTTCACCCAATGCATGGCTTGCTTATGGAAACAACATTGGTCTTACTGGCGCAATGCTCAATACACTGCCCTAAGATTTCTATACTCAACTACTGTTGCTGTTTTGCTTGGGAGCATGTTTTGGAACCTAGGCTCCAAAAT TGAAAAGCAACAAGATCTTTTCAATGCTATGGGCTCCATGTATGCTGCTGTTCTCCTTCTTGGTATTAAGAATTCTAAATCAGTGCAGCCAATAGTTGTCGTTGAGCGGACAATCTTTTACAGGGAAAGAGCAGCTGGAATGTATTCAGCTTTTCCATATGCTTTTGCCCAG GTTCTGATAGAACTCCCCTATGTACTTGGACAAGCTGCAGTCTATAGCATTATAATTTATGCAATGATTGGTTTTGAGTGGACTGTGGCTAAATTTTTTTGGTGCCTATTCTTCATGTACTTTACCTTCCTGTACTTCACCTACTATGGAATGATGGCAGTGGCAGTGACCCCTAACCAACACATCTCCGGTATAGTTTCTGATGGATTTTATTCAGTGTGGAATATCTTCTCAGGATTCATAGTCCCACGGCCA AGGATCCCAGTATGGTGGAGGTGGTACAGTTGGGCAAATCCACTTTGTTGGAGTTTGTATGGTTTGGTGGCTTCACAATATGGAGATATAAAGCAAAGCATTGAATCCAGTGATGGGACAACAACAGTGGAAAGCTTTGTGAGAAGTTACTTTGGTTTCAAACatgattttcttggagtggttgcAGCTGTGATGGTTGCATTCACAGTAGTTTTTGCATTGGTCTTTTCCATATCAGTGAAAATGCTTAATTTCCAGCGGCGTTAG